One genomic segment of Hordeum vulgare subsp. vulgare chromosome 2H, MorexV3_pseudomolecules_assembly, whole genome shotgun sequence includes these proteins:
- the LOC123430896 gene encoding RING-H2 finger protein ATL39-like: MSTASSDQQQQQPQHRGLWSLGGTAELVAAFTAVCLALYGAVLYLNYLYVRWSGRDGVRRAASGPEAGPAARKRGAGGGLDEAALAAMPVFMFEAEPRGAGEECAVCLGAMQDGDAVRALPGCSHAFHAGCVDVWLGAHATCPVCRARPALPAPAAKHGSMTAEAAGRAPDLESPV; the protein is encoded by the coding sequence ATGTCGACGGCGTCGTcggatcagcagcagcagcagccgcagCACAGGGGGCTGTGGAGCCTCGGCGGGACGGCGGAGCTCGTGGCGGCGTTCACGGCGGTGTGCCTCGCGCTGTACGGGGCGGTGCTCTACCTCAACTACCTGTACGTGCGGTGGAGCGGGCGGGACGGCGTGCGCCGGGCGGCATCCGGCCCCGAGGCCGGGCCGGCGGCGAGGAAGAGGGGCGCCGGAGGAGGGCTCGACGAGGCGGCGCTGGCGGCCATGCCGGTGTTCATGTTCGAGGCGGAGCCGCGCGGGGCCGGCGAGGAGTGCGCGGTGTGCCTGGGCGCCATGCAGGACGGCGACGCGGTGCGCGCCCTGCCCGGGTGCAGCCACGCGTTCCATGCCGGGTGCGTCGACGTCTGGCTGGGCGCGCACGCCACCTGCCCCGTCTGCCGCGCGCGCCCTGCCCTCCCGGCTCCGGCAGCCAAGCACGGCTCCATGACGGCGGAGGCCGCCGGACGGGCGCCGGACCTGGAGAGCCCGGTATAG